TCAAAAGATTGCAGACGATGCCTTGTTGTTAAACTTTGTACGCGATCCCGTACAGGGCTGTTTTCAATCACGACATCGGGGGCAATGCCGACACCGCAACCAAGCGCAACCATACTGATCAACGCTTCATGCCCTGCCACTTTGCCGTAAATGAAAGGTTTTCCCACTTTCAATAAGCGATACCAATTATCAAATCGTCGTCGTACAGAACCATGCTCAGGTAAAATAAAAGGTATTTTTTTCCAATCGATTTCACTGTTTTTTATTTGTTGAGTAACGGTACAGGGAATAGTTGGACCTATGATAGAGAGTGGAATTTCCGCCAATTTAATAAAGTGTAAACGGGCAGGAAAGGGCTCAGGATAGGCAGTAATAGCAAAATCAACTTGCTCCTTAAGAACATGATCAACGGCGACCGCACTATCTCCCGTTGTTAATTTTATTTCGACTTTCGGATGCAGTACGCGAAAACGCTCTAAAATGGGGGGTAAATGGCTATAAGCGGCAGTGACCGAGCAATAGATATTGATTTGTCCTTCTAGCTCACTATTGCTCTGTTTAATCGTCCGTTTAATCAATTGCCACTGTTCGACTTGTTGTAATGCATATTGCTTAAATAACAATCCCGCTTCCGTCAAGGTGACGGAACGGTTATCACGCAGTAACAGCTGCTCACCAACTTCTTCCTCTATACGCTGAATTGAACGCGTTAAGGTTGATGGACTAACATGTTTTTCTTGCGCCGTTTTAGTGAAGTGCAAACTGTTCGCCAGATGCAGGTACAACTCTAAGGTACGTATATCCACAACTTAGCTTACCACCGGTAAATCATCTCGACTTCCCCATTCACTCCATGAGCCATCGTAAACAGATAAATCTTGATAGCCGGCTAAAGTGGCAGCAAGGGCAAGAATACAGGCTGTCACCCCAGAACCGCAACTAAAAATAACACGCTTATTTTTAGGCGCTATTGCTTCAAATATTAAGGCTAACTGATAGGCATCCTGCATCTTTTGATCTTTAATTATATCCGCCACAGGTAAATTCTTACTATTGGGAATATGTCCAGAACGCACTCCCGCTCGAGGCTCTGCTTCCTTTGCATAAAAACGATTTGCAGAACGGGCATCAAGGATCGCTTGTTTTTCATCTTCTGTAGCCTGCAAAACTTCATCAGCATTACAGATAAGATGGCTTTGATAATTAGCCACAAAATCACCTTCAGTAATAGGATCTTTTTGCGGCCCGTTTTCAATGGCTAAATCTCGCTTTTGCCATGCAGGCAAACCGCCATCTAATACCGCAACGTTATTGAATCCCATCACTTTAAACATCCACCAAACGCGCGGGCTAGAAAAAATACCCAACGTATCGTAAATAACAATAATGCTATTTTGATTAACGCCCAAATGACGTACCGATGTTTGAAAATCAGCTGCATTTGGCATCATGTGGGGTAAATCACTATGATGAGCGCAAATTTCACGATCAAAATCAAAATAGATAGCACCGGGAATACGTGCCTCAAACCACTCTAATTTTCCATCGCGATTGGTATTGGGCATAAACCAACTCGCATCTAAAATAATTAATTCTGGATAGTGAAAATTCACTTGTAACCACTCAGCGGTCACCAATGGACTCGGTAATGTTAATACTGACATATCTATTCCTTACAAAGCCAATGACATTGGCTTATAAACTTTTATCTAAACTGTGCTTATTATATTGCAAAATTCGCAACATAACATTGCCAATATATCATTTTGCGCAACAACACTTATGCGCTATAGTTAGCGTCGAAAATTAAAGTCTACCTTAAAAAAGGATTTTAGACTCGTATTGTCCCTTATTTGTCAATTTTTGGAGTGTCACCACATGGCTAACTATTTTAATACTCTTCCTCTACGTGAAAAACTAAACCAACTAGGTCAATGTCGTTTTATGGATCGCAGCGAATTTGCTGACGGCTGTGAAGCATTAAAAGGTAAAAAAGTAGTGATCATCGGTTGTGGTGCTCAAGGTCTAAACCAAGGTTTAAACATGCGTGACTCAGGCCTTGATGTTTCTTACACATTACGTGCAGAAGCGATCGCAGAAAAACGCCAATCTTGGAAAAATGCAACGGAAAATGGTTTCACTGTAGGTACTTACGAAGAGTTAATCCCACAAGCCGATCTTCTATGTAACCTAACACCTGACAAGCAGCATACAGCTGTAGTTGGCGCGGTTATGCCTCTGATGAAAGACGGTGCGACACTCGCTTACTCACACGGTTTCAATATCGTTGAAGAAGGCATGCAAGTGCGTAAAGATATCACTGTTATCATGTGCGCACCAAAATGCCCAGGTACTGAAGTACGTGAAGAATACAAGCGTGGTTTCGGTGTACCAACACTGATCGCGGTTCATCCAGAAAATGATCCACAGGGCCAAGGTCTTGCATGGGCAAAAGCATATGCATCTGCAACTGGTGGTGACCGCGCTGGTGTCTTAATGTCTTCTTTCATCGCAGAAGTTAAATCAGACCTAATGGGCGAGCAAACTATCCTATGTGGTATGTTACAAACTGGCGCAATCTTAGGCTTTGAAAAAATGGTTGCGGACGGTTTAGAGCCAGCTTACGCATCTAAATTAATCCAATACGGTTGGGAAACAGTTACTGAAGGTCTAAAATATGGTGGCATCACCAACATGATGGATCGTCTATCTAACCCAGCTAAAATCAAAGCATTTGATATGTCTTTAGAGCTTAAAGATATTCTACGCCCACTATTTAACAAGCACATGGATGACATCATTGAAGGCGAATTCTCTAAAACAATGATGGAAGACTGGGCTAACGATGACGTAAACCTACTTAAATGGCGCGCAGCAACGGCTGAAACAGGCTTTGAAAAACAACCAGCTGGCGACATGGAGATTGGCGAGCAAGAGTTCTACGACCACGGTATCTTCTTAGTAGCGATGATCAAAGCGGGTGTTGAGCTTGCATTTGAAGCGATGACTGCATCTGGCATTATCGATGAGTCTGCATACTACGAGTCACTACATGAAACACCGTTAATTGCGAATACCATTGCACGTAAGAAACTTTACGAAATGAACGTTGTTATCTCTGATACAGCTGAATACGGTTGTTACCTGTTCGACCATGCTGCTAAACCACTACTTGCTGATTTCGTTAAAGCGATGAGCCCACAATTCTTAGGCTCAGCACTACAAGTTAAATCTAACTCTGTAGATAACGCGCGTTTAATTGAAGTTAATGAAGCTATCCGTACTCATCCAGTAGAAATTATTGGTAAGAAACTACGTGGTTACATGAAAGATATGAAAACGATTGTTTCTGCATCTTAATAAAGCCAATCGCTAGCACATCATCAAGCCAAGGTATTTACCTTGGCTTTTTTGTCTATTAAGAAAAGGTCGGTAACAGATCTCGAATACCATTAATAAACATTTGTACGGACATAATTAACAATAACATCCCCATTAAACGCTCTAATGCAGTCAAGCCTTTCACCTTTAAAATTTTGTAGAGTTTAGTCGACGAAAGCATTATTACCGCAGAGGCAATCCAAGCCAAAAACAGCGAAATAAACAGTGCACCGGAATGGTCAGCATTGGTTTTTGCTAATACTAATAATGTCGCCAACGCAGCAGGCCCAGCAATCATAGGCAATGCAATAGGGACGACCAAGGGCTCATCACCAACTTTAGTGGCAAACATATCTCCCCCATGCGGACTTGGAAAAATCATCTTTAATGAGATCACGAAAAATATAATCCCACCTGCAATCGTGATTGCCTGTGTTTCGAGATGGAATAGACTTAAAAATTGTTCGCCAAAAAACAAGAAAACAACCAAAATTAAAAAGCCAATTAGCATTTCTCGCACAATGATCTGAGTATGCCTTTGCTTATCAATATTCTTTAGAATGCTTAAAAGTAAAGGGACATTACCAAAGGGATCGAGAATAAAAAATATGAGTACTGCTGTTGAGAAGATCGGAAAAGTTGTCTCCATTCGCCACCATCCTTGTCAATAAATAATATTTCAAAACGTATTGATTACTGAAATCGGCAATACGATATAGCTATTTGATTTGAATATACAGTTTTATTATTTAAAAAATTCACACGCTGAACAATAGAAATGATTAACAGTAAAACATGGAGGTTTGATCAATAGGAGGACGGAGATATTAGGAAGGCTAGAAAAAACAAGGAGGTTAAACCTCCTTGTTTACATTAATGCTGTTTAATTACACTTACTGACCATTAATTCACCACCATCATTATTCGCATTGATACGGAAACTATAAACATAATCTCCAGCTACAGGGATAGTAATTGCTGACTCGGTACCAGGTCCTGAAGCTATAGTCATGTTTTGTTCACTGGCAATAACAACGGGAGCCGAATTGGCTACGGCAAACTCAGAACTCCAATCACCTGCTGCAAATTTAAATGAAAATGCAGTAGGGACACTCTCATTAACCACTACTTGATAGATATTATCTCCCTTGTAGCTAAATTTATGACTATCTGGTGTCGCATCGAAACCATCGGGAGTATAAGTACCACGGATCCACATCTCTTTACCTAAAGGTCCAACTTCATCCTCATCGGCGGCATTACAATCTGCCAATGGCCCCGTTCCAACTAGATTATCGCCATCCCCCACATTTGGCCCTTCAGCACTTGGAGTGACAATATCTAAAAAGCGAGCCTGTAGTGGTGCTAATGTCACGGAATATTCATCGCTAACAGACTTGATGACTTCTGCCGTTTGCAAATCCACCAAATCACCCTCACTACCCGATTGAGCAGCAGTAAATGTCACTGTTTTGTCACTATTGCTCGTATTCAAAACAAACAGTACCGCATCATTACCAGCTTGTTTATGGTCAATATAAACAACAGCGTCTTGATCTGTATTAAGATGTGTACGCACACCATTATAAAGCGCTGGTTGAGTTGCACGAAGATTCATCACTTCGGTAATGTAATCGCGTAGCGATTTTTGCTCTGCATCAGCACTGAATGGAGTGTCACCGATAACAGCGGCAATACCTTCAATCTTAGCAGGTGAACGCGAAACATGGTCATCACATAATCCGGCACGCGCATTCGCACCGTTATCATTCGCACAATCCACACGATCCGCAAAACCAGCCACTTCATCACCAATCTCATCACCGTAATACATGGTGATAGGCCCAGTATAGGCGGCTAAAAGCGCATAGGCCGCTTTATGACGTTGTGAGTACTCCGTTGTACCTGGCTCTGCAATATTACCGCGCTGTAATAAGTCACCAAAACGGACTAAATCGTGATTAGTTAAAAAGCCATTCGGCGCCGCAAAATCAGGATAAACAATATGCGTAGCGTAACCAGCAGCTAAGTTAGTCGCATCACGCCCACCCGCACCACTCTCTTCTACAGCTAAGGTTTGTGTAATGCTATAACGCATTGGGAAATCGAAGTTCGAGCAAAGACCAGGCATCGCAGTATTACCATAACCATTGTTGGCAATCTCACCGGCACTACTCCATATCTCCCCGACCATATACCCCAATGGATTAACAGTCTCGCCCTTCATTGTATAGGTCACGCTCTTAGCCGCATCTTCAACCGTTTTACGTAGTTCTCCCCACGCACCAACAGGTACCTGATAGGCCTGATCTAAACGCCAACCATCAATACCAAACTCAGTGATCCAGTAACTGGCCACTTCTTTAAAAAAGGCTAAATCATTCGGATAGACCGCTTGTCGGCCAGTTGCACTTTGCCCTGGACCATTAGTCGAAACGGTCAGCCCTGTCGGTGAAGGGTAATCAGTGGCGTTGGTCTTGAAATGACCAAAAACACCATCAAGGATCACATATATACCTCGTGCATGTGCTTCGTTGACTAAGGTTTGCAATTCCGCTTTAGTACCAAATTTAGGATCCACATCAAAATAGTTAGAGGCAAAGTAACCAGTACCATCGAGACGATCTGCCCACTCATCCTGACTTGATAACTCAACGGATTGGAATATCGGCGTCATCCAGATAGCATTCATACCCAGAGACTCAATATAATCAAGTGAGTCAATCACGCCTTGGATATCACCTTTATGCTCACTGTTACCATAAGCCATGTTGTAATCAGCATTGGCATTGCCATCAACAAAGGATTCGCTCATCACTTGATAGATACGCAGTTGATTAGCTTTTTCATATAGCGTGCTATCACATGCATAGGCCTGATATTCAGGTGTTGGAGGAGTTGGGGGAGTGTCGCCACCGCCACCACCACCACAGGCTGTCAATACGGTTGTTAACGCCAGTGCTAATAAAGACTTTTCAAATTGCATTATTTCTTCCCCTGAATATAACCATTAAAAATAAAAAAATTCTCACGAGTATATGGGGGTGAAAAATCCTGTCAATATGAGCAGATGGATTTACCAGAAGCAAGGCCTTTCATTTACCTATACCGTGATCAAACCCTGACTTCTAAAAAAAATATAGTCCATATTTAAACGTCGATGAGCTATTAACCAGCGACAATTTACCACTTAAAATTCAAATGGTTACGTTTACATTTTTGATAATTAGCGCAACAAACAACATGCTAAAGCAACCACTAAAGCACGCAAAAATAGCACTACCTAGCTTGTTGTAGAAATGATTTAACGAGCGAAGGGAAAACAGCTATTGCCATGCATATCAACCACAAAAGCGAATATGCATGTGCACAGAGATAGTATTTTTCAGCTATGCGCTAATTTAAGGCCAACAATACCCGCACAAATCAACCCCAAACTCACTATTTTTAAAGCGTCAGTGGCTTCATCGAACAATATAACCCCAAAAATAGCGGTTCCAAGGGCACCAATCCCCACCCATATTGCATAGGCAGTGCCAACTGGCAATGTTTTCAGAGCAAGACCCAACAATAGAAAACTGGCAATTAACGCACCTACCGTCGCAACACTCGGCCAGAGTTTCGTAAAACCATCGGTGTACTTCAACCCAATAGCCCAACAAATTTCCAAAAGACCAGCGACAAATAAAATAACCCAACTCATAGATACCTCTTGATTAGTTTTGGGCCGTCCCCCGATGAAATAGAGCGGTGAGGTCGTCCTCACTTCAACACCGTTATCGCTCTAAAGAGAAATGCGGCAGGAGAATTTAACGATAAATATTCACACACCCCCATCCCAGCTAACCGTCCCGTCGCAAAACAGGCCGTTAAAAGATACCCTCCGGTTGGCGCTTCCCAATCAAGCATCTCACCAGCACAGAAGACGCCGGGCAATTGCGTTAACATAAAGTAGCCGTCAACACTGCTTTCGCAAACACCACCAGCACTTGAGATGGCTTGCTCAATACTTTTTACTTTATTAAAGGTGATCGGTAATTTTTTTATCGACTCAGCTAAGGATTGCGCATCTTGTAATTGATCCTTGCTGCACCTCTCGTATAACAGGGCCGCTTTAACCCCACTGATGCCTAAGCAGCGTTTTAAATATTTACTAAAAGAGTCTTTCCCCTGCTTAAGCTGCAATTTTTTAACTATCTGTTGTTCACTTAAATCGGGTAATAAATCGAGTTGCAAATGGGCTGCCCCATGGTGATTTATCGCATCACGCAAATGCTTCGAAAAAGCATAAACCAAGCTGCCTTCCATACCATCTTCGCTAACAATACATTCGCCCTTACGATATATATCCTCGCCTGCTAGGGTCTTAAAACGAAAAGCGATATTCTTAACCGGACTA
This window of the Psychromonas sp. MME1 genome carries:
- the ilvY gene encoding HTH-type transcriptional activator IlvY, producing the protein MDIRTLELYLHLANSLHFTKTAQEKHVSPSTLTRSIQRIEEEVGEQLLLRDNRSVTLTEAGLLFKQYALQQVEQWQLIKRTIKQSNSELEGQINIYCSVTAAYSHLPPILERFRVLHPKVEIKLTTGDSAVAVDHVLKEQVDFAITAYPEPFPARLHFIKLAEIPLSIIGPTIPCTVTQQIKNSEIDWKKIPFILPEHGSVRRRFDNWYRLLKVGKPFIYGKVAGHEALISMVALGCGVGIAPDVVIENSPVRDRVQSLTTRHRLQSFDLGLCCYKTQIEKPLISAFISCVAGELSH
- the sseA gene encoding 3-mercaptopyruvate sulfurtransferase, yielding MSVLTLPSPLVTAEWLQVNFHYPELIILDASWFMPNTNRDGKLEWFEARIPGAIYFDFDREICAHHSDLPHMMPNAADFQTSVRHLGVNQNSIIVIYDTLGIFSSPRVWWMFKVMGFNNVAVLDGGLPAWQKRDLAIENGPQKDPITEGDFVANYQSHLICNADEVLQATEDEKQAILDARSANRFYAKEAEPRAGVRSGHIPNSKNLPVADIIKDQKMQDAYQLALIFEAIAPKNKRVIFSCGSGVTACILALAATLAGYQDLSVYDGSWSEWGSRDDLPVVS
- the ilvC gene encoding ketol-acid reductoisomerase; this translates as MANYFNTLPLREKLNQLGQCRFMDRSEFADGCEALKGKKVVIIGCGAQGLNQGLNMRDSGLDVSYTLRAEAIAEKRQSWKNATENGFTVGTYEELIPQADLLCNLTPDKQHTAVVGAVMPLMKDGATLAYSHGFNIVEEGMQVRKDITVIMCAPKCPGTEVREEYKRGFGVPTLIAVHPENDPQGQGLAWAKAYASATGGDRAGVLMSSFIAEVKSDLMGEQTILCGMLQTGAILGFEKMVADGLEPAYASKLIQYGWETVTEGLKYGGITNMMDRLSNPAKIKAFDMSLELKDILRPLFNKHMDDIIEGEFSKTMMEDWANDDVNLLKWRAATAETGFEKQPAGDMEIGEQEFYDHGIFLVAMIKAGVELAFEAMTASGIIDESAYYESLHETPLIANTIARKKLYEMNVVISDTAEYGCYLFDHAAKPLLADFVKAMSPQFLGSALQVKSNSVDNARLIEVNEAIRTHPVEIIGKKLRGYMKDMKTIVSAS
- a CDS encoding MarC family protein, whose translation is METTFPIFSTAVLIFFILDPFGNVPLLLSILKNIDKQRHTQIIVREMLIGFLILVVFLFFGEQFLSLFHLETQAITIAGGIIFFVISLKMIFPSPHGGDMFATKVGDEPLVVPIALPMIAGPAALATLLVLAKTNADHSGALFISLFLAWIASAVIMLSSTKLYKILKVKGLTALERLMGMLLLIMSVQMFINGIRDLLPTFS
- a CDS encoding alpha-amylase family glycosyl hydrolase, whose product is MQFEKSLLALALTTVLTACGGGGGGDTPPTPPTPEYQAYACDSTLYEKANQLRIYQVMSESFVDGNANADYNMAYGNSEHKGDIQGVIDSLDYIESLGMNAIWMTPIFQSVELSSQDEWADRLDGTGYFASNYFDVDPKFGTKAELQTLVNEAHARGIYVILDGVFGHFKTNATDYPSPTGLTVSTNGPGQSATGRQAVYPNDLAFFKEVASYWITEFGIDGWRLDQAYQVPVGAWGELRKTVEDAAKSVTYTMKGETVNPLGYMVGEIWSSAGEIANNGYGNTAMPGLCSNFDFPMRYSITQTLAVEESGAGGRDATNLAAGYATHIVYPDFAAPNGFLTNHDLVRFGDLLQRGNIAEPGTTEYSQRHKAAYALLAAYTGPITMYYGDEIGDEVAGFADRVDCANDNGANARAGLCDDHVSRSPAKIEGIAAVIGDTPFSADAEQKSLRDYITEVMNLRATQPALYNGVRTHLNTDQDAVVYIDHKQAGNDAVLFVLNTSNSDKTVTFTAAQSGSEGDLVDLQTAEVIKSVSDEYSVTLAPLQARFLDIVTPSAEGPNVGDGDNLVGTGPLADCNAADEDEVGPLGKEMWIRGTYTPDGFDATPDSHKFSYKGDNIYQVVVNESVPTAFSFKFAAGDWSSEFAVANSAPVVIASEQNMTIASGPGTESAITIPVAGDYVYSFRINANNDGGELMVSKCN
- the sugE gene encoding quaternary ammonium compound efflux SMR transporter SugE → MSWVILFVAGLLEICWAIGLKYTDGFTKLWPSVATVGALIASFLLLGLALKTLPVGTAYAIWVGIGALGTAIFGVILFDEATDALKIVSLGLICAGIVGLKLAHS
- a CDS encoding TIGR03862 family flavoprotein, whose product is MTKQKVVVVVGAGPAGLMAAEVINAAGYQVQVFDAKPSACRKFLLAGVGGMNITHSEPYDEFIKRYYEKLQWLDKAISAFDARALRHWIKGLGIDTFVGSSGRVFPSDMKAAPLLRNWLKRLRESGVTFNMNHRLIDIKGELLSFRHAGDSVSVHADAVVLAMGGASWPKLGSDGAWQSMLSAANVQIQPLQSANCGFYSQWSDHLQKNHAGSPVKNIAFRFKTLAGEDIYRKGECIVSEDGMEGSLVYAFSKHLRDAINHHGAAHLQLDLLPDLSEQQIVKKLQLKQGKDSFSKYLKRCLGISGVKAALLYERCSKDQLQDAQSLAESIKKLPITFNKVKSIEQAISSAGGVCESSVDGYFMLTQLPGVFCAGEMLDWEAPTGGYLLTACFATGRLAGMGVCEYLSLNSPAAFLFRAITVLK